A single Lolium perenne isolate Kyuss_39 chromosome 6, Kyuss_2.0, whole genome shotgun sequence DNA region contains:
- the LOC139832699 gene encoding uncharacterized protein yields the protein MFSLNRMVRPPPPPPLGPALLQMTQLLSQMQQTQHNFDQARHDNGRVMIRDFLQLNPRSFDSTPEPLDADDWVRDVNRMLNTAGVAPEDKVRFATHLLTGGSAAWWENFLEMRPANAPDVTWEEFREAFRSHHIPEGLMDRMKEKFLSLVQGNKDVMTYSIEFSRLARYGGEEVSTDAKKQKRFRNGLKPALKYALTHVSMDTFDKLVNTAIKEESGRLAFDESRKHTREVGAPSSAPPQKRRLWVPYPAPPGQATQAGYAPRAAYAGYAPRPPTPQLQQRTYQAPPRPAYGGPRPMGPRADPTCYKCGQVGHISTFCPQKLPPPPPRSTATNAMVRAPAPGRAFNNNNRQGPRAARVNNINVEQAEQATDVVLDADAEQYEQEYEFPLEDRVGASTSDLTGEPTPSPILHLHALLIYC from the exons ATGTTTTCCCTCAACAGGATGGTTAGACCTCCGCCACCTCCTCCGCTGGGACCAGCCCTGTTGCAAATGACTCAACTGTTGAGCCAGATGCAGCAAACCCAGCACAACTTCGATCAAGCTCGTCATGACAATGGTCGAGTGATGATCCGGGACTTCTTGCAGTTGAACCCGCGATCGTTCGACTCTACTCCTGAACCgctggatgcagatgattgggTGCGCGATGTCAACCGCATGCTCAACACAGCGGGAGTCGCCCCAGAAGACAAAGTGCGGTTTGCGACTCACCTTCTGACAGGAGGGTCCGCAGCatggtgggagaactttctcgagATGCGTCCCGCCAATGCTCCTGATGTCACTTGGGAAGAATTCAGGGAAGCTTTCAGAAGCCACCACATTCCTGAAGGGCTAATGGACAGGATGAAGGAGAAATTCCTCAGTCTTGTTCAGGGCAACAAAGATGTGATGACATACAGCATCGAGTTCTCCAGGCTAGCTCGCTATGGTGGTGAAGAAGTGTCTACTGATGCCAAGAAGCAGAAGAGGTTCCGTAATGGCCTCAAGCCGGCACTCAAGTACGCGCTCACTCATGTCTCGATGGACACCTTTGACAAGCTGGTCAACACTGCTATCAAGGAAGAGTCGGGTAGGCTTGCGTTCGACGAGTCACGCAAGCATACTCGAGAGGTTGGTGCTCCTTCTTCAGCGCCGCCTCAGAAGCGCAGGTTGTGGGTTCCTTATCCCGCACCGCCAGGACAAGCTACACAAGCTGGGTATGCTCCCCGCGCAGCATACGCTGGGTATGCTCCCCGCCCTCCCACCCCACAGCTTCAGCAGAGGACCTACCAAGCTCCGCCAAGGCCTGCATATGGTGGACCAAGGCCGATGGGTCCACGTGCCGACCCCACATGCTACAAGTGTGGTCAGGTTGGGCACATCTCTACCTTCTGCCCTCAGaagcttcctccaccaccacctcgctcTACTGCAACAAATGCGATGGTTCGTGCACCAGCTCCGGGCCGTGCCTTCAACAACAACAATAGGCAAGGACCGAGGGCTGCTCGCGTCAACAACATCAACGTTGAGCAAGCTGAACAAGCTACCGACGTCGTGCTTG acgccgacgcagagcagtacgagcaggagtacgagttccccttggaggatcgtgtcggtgcttctacctctgatctgacaggcgagcccaccccttcacctattttacatttacatgctcttttgatctattgctaa